The following are encoded together in the Clostridium sp. BJN0013 genome:
- a CDS encoding secondary thiamine-phosphate synthase enzyme YjbQ codes for MEYLLKTKKEQEFIDITGLVKETVRKNNVKDGIVVIFVPHTTAGITINENADPDVVSDILAGLNKAFPEQNEYLHIEGNSHAHIKASLMGSTCNVIIENRELKLGTWQGIYFCEFDGPRNRKVYIKVLRYI; via the coding sequence GTGGAATATTTATTAAAAACTAAAAAGGAACAGGAATTTATAGACATAACAGGTCTGGTGAAAGAAACTGTAAGGAAGAATAATGTAAAAGATGGCATAGTTGTAATTTTTGTTCCCCACACCACTGCGGGAATTACAATAAATGAAAATGCCGATCCTGATGTTGTAAGTGATATTTTGGCAGGGTTAAACAAAGCATTCCCAGAGCAAAATGAATACCTACATATTGAAGGTAATTCTCATGCTCATATAAAGGCATCATTAATGGGTTCGACCTGTAATGTTATTATTGAAAATAGAGAATTGAAATTGGGAACATGGCAGGGTATTTATTTTTGCGAATTTGATGGACCAAGAAATAGAAAAGTTTATATAAAGGTATTGAGATATATATAA
- a CDS encoding viroplasmin family protein: protein MANFYAVKQGRKPGVYNTWAQCEEQIKGFSGAKYKKFTNREEAEIFAGLMNKKNDVNENMEDENTKQECDTLYAYVDGSFNNKEKVAGYGLVLVKNDQVIFKDLGAFRSMEMNESKNVFGEIRGALKAVELAIANDFKEITIVYDYMGIECWAKGEWKANKILTRDYKEFMQKYMKKINIKFKKVKAHSGEDKYNDMADLLAKRAVGIKV from the coding sequence GTGGCAAATTTCTATGCTGTTAAACAGGGACGGAAACCAGGGGTTTATAATACCTGGGCTCAATGTGAAGAACAGATAAAGGGTTTTTCTGGTGCTAAATATAAGAAGTTTACTAACCGTGAAGAAGCTGAAATATTCGCAGGACTTATGAATAAGAAAAATGATGTCAATGAAAATATGGAGGATGAAAATACTAAACAGGAGTGTGATACTCTTTATGCCTATGTAGATGGTTCTTTTAATAATAAAGAAAAAGTGGCAGGTTATGGTCTGGTTTTGGTAAAAAATGATCAGGTTATTTTTAAAGATCTGGGGGCATTTAGAAGTATGGAGATGAATGAAAGTAAAAATGTTTTTGGAGAAATAAGAGGAGCATTAAAAGCCGTCGAATTGGCCATTGCAAATGACTTTAAAGAGATAACCATAGTTTATGACTATATGGGAATTGAATGTTGGGCCAAAGGTGAATGGAAAGCCAATAAGATATTGACAAGGGATTATAAAGAATTTATGCAAAAATACATGAAAAAAATAAATATAAAATTCAAAAAGGTTAAAGCCCACTCTGGAGAAGACAAATATAATGATATGGCTGATTTACTGGCTAAAAGAGCTGTAGGGATTAAAGTTTGA
- the trmB gene encoding tRNA (guanosine(46)-N7)-methyltransferase TrmB codes for MRLRKKWWARPEMEASNLTVINPCQCKGKWKDEFKNNGEIYLELGCGRGKFLCTQALSNKHINYIGIDLKDEVLIYALKKVVEAEAKNIRIIPMNISKIEDVFDRDEVGRIYINFCNPWPKKRQKKRRLTHTGFLNIYKKFLKPKSEIWFKTDDRGLFQESQQYFVESGFTIDYITYDLHNSNFDKNVVTEYEEKFTNLGMKIMFLIARML; via the coding sequence ATGAGGCTGAGAAAAAAATGGTGGGCTAGACCTGAGATGGAGGCTAGTAACCTGACTGTAATAAATCCTTGTCAATGTAAAGGAAAGTGGAAGGATGAATTTAAAAATAATGGAGAAATATATTTGGAATTGGGTTGTGGAAGAGGTAAATTTTTATGTACACAGGCTCTAAGTAATAAACATATAAATTACATTGGAATTGATTTAAAGGATGAAGTTTTAATTTATGCACTGAAAAAGGTTGTAGAAGCTGAAGCTAAAAATATAAGGATAATACCTATGAATATATCAAAAATTGAAGATGTTTTTGATAGAGATGAGGTAGGAAGGATATACATAAATTTCTGTAATCCCTGGCCAAAAAAGAGGCAGAAGAAAAGGAGGCTTACCCATACTGGATTTTTGAATATTTATAAAAAGTTTCTAAAGCCTAAAAGTGAGATATGGTTTAAAACAGATGATAGGGGGCTTTTTCAGGAATCCCAGCAGTATTTTGTGGAAAGTGGATTTACTATAGATTATATAACTTATGATTTGCATAATAGTAATTTTGATAAGAATGTAGTTACAGAGTATGAGGAGAAGTTTACTAATCTAGGAATGAAAATTATGTTTTTAATAGCCAGGATGTTGTAG
- a CDS encoding site-2 protease family protein codes for MNEKILEKILIIPAILIGLTFHEFAHAVVADRLGDKTPKFQGRLTLNPFAHVDIIGFIMILLVGFGWAKPVEINPGAFRNRSKDDLKVSIAGPLANLIIAFLAAILTVVIYRFGLLSMEFTSISNIIMKIILYVININCMLAVFNLIPLPGLDGFHILKDLFPSIFYRISDTVYRYQLIILVLFVATPLATYLVGIPSNMLYHMFINIAKGIF; via the coding sequence TTGAATGAAAAAATACTGGAAAAAATACTTATTATACCAGCTATACTTATAGGTCTTACCTTTCATGAATTTGCACATGCAGTTGTAGCAGATAGACTGGGAGATAAAACTCCCAAATTTCAAGGAAGGCTCACTTTAAATCCATTTGCACATGTGGATATTATAGGATTTATAATGATATTGCTGGTAGGATTTGGTTGGGCTAAACCTGTTGAAATAAATCCAGGTGCTTTTAGAAATAGAAGTAAAGATGATTTAAAAGTTTCCATTGCAGGACCTCTGGCTAATTTAATAATAGCCTTTTTAGCGGCTATTTTAACAGTAGTTATATATAGATTTGGACTATTGTCCATGGAATTTACTTCAATTTCCAATATAATAATGAAAATTATTTTATATGTTATAAACATAAATTGCATGTTGGCTGTATTTAATTTAATACCCTTACCGGGATTGGATGGATTTCACATATTAAAAGATTTATTTCCTTCAATATTTTATAGAATATCAGATACGGTATATAGGTATCAGTTGATTATACTGGTATTGTTTGTAGCTACACCGTTAGCTACATATTTGGTAGGTATTCCATCCAATATGTTATATCACATGTTTATTAATATAGCTAAGGGTATATTTTAA
- a CDS encoding phosphodiester glycosidase family protein, with product MKKRETGGKKKKSFWKLVICFLLFEFIFTGVTAPFLVFYGPFDNIKRTIVGAAMTTLSHQYIAKLFLSDNEIKKILSGNTAEQIQQDDSGTLEFKNEHDSSIEVEEVDGGKKFKGYMLIVHDPTRVKVGYSKKLEVSGELTSKIAKDNNAVAAINGGGFTDRSSEDSEWTGTGGKPTGILMSKGNIISNDINDDDQRTQVMAITNKGQLLVGSYSLNEMKEKGITEAISFEPALVVNGKGTIKSGDGGWGIAPRTAIGQREDGSMLFLVIDGRQTKSIGASLKDVQNIMLEYGAVNAINLDGGSSSTMYYEGEIINNPCDPLGERSIPSIVYVER from the coding sequence ATGAAAAAAAGAGAAACTGGAGGTAAAAAAAAGAAGTCATTTTGGAAACTTGTAATTTGTTTTTTGTTGTTTGAATTTATATTTACAGGTGTGACAGCTCCTTTTTTAGTATTTTATGGTCCTTTTGATAATATAAAGAGGACTATTGTAGGTGCTGCCATGACAACTTTAAGCCATCAGTATATTGCAAAACTATTTTTGTCAGATAATGAAATAAAGAAGATATTGAGTGGAAATACAGCAGAACAAATACAGCAAGATGATTCGGGAACTCTGGAGTTTAAAAATGAACATGACAGCAGCATAGAAGTAGAAGAAGTAGATGGTGGTAAAAAATTTAAGGGATATATGCTTATAGTACATGATCCTACTAGAGTTAAGGTAGGCTATAGCAAGAAGTTAGAAGTATCAGGAGAACTTACAAGCAAGATTGCAAAAGATAATAATGCTGTAGCGGCCATAAATGGAGGAGGATTTACAGATAGATCTTCTGAAGATAGTGAGTGGACCGGTACTGGTGGAAAACCTACAGGCATACTTATGAGTAAAGGTAATATCATATCTAATGATATAAATGATGATGATCAAAGAACTCAGGTAATGGCAATTACAAATAAAGGACAGCTTCTTGTGGGAAGTTACAGCTTAAATGAAATGAAAGAAAAGGGGATTACAGAAGCTATATCTTTTGAACCTGCACTAGTGGTAAACGGAAAAGGAACCATAAAATCTGGGGATGGAGGATGGGGAATTGCCCCTAGAACTGCTATAGGTCAAAGAGAGGATGGTTCTATGCTGTTTCTTGTTATAGATGGAAGGCAGACTAAAAGTATAGGGGCCTCTCTAAAGGATGTCCAAAATATAATGCTTGAATATGGTGCTGTAAATGCTATAAATTTAGATGGAGGTTCTTCTTCTACTATGTATTATGAAGGAGAAATAATAAATAATCCCTGCGATCCTTTAGGTGAAAGATCAATACCTTCCATTGTCTATGTAGAGAGATGA
- a CDS encoding PhoH family protein produces the protein MKKTYVLDTNVILYSPGAMLSFGDNDVVIPEVVLEELDDFKKDKSDLGVSARHAARLIDYFRKKGKLNKGVELPGGGKLRVEMNHYDTQIPPAWDRSKPDNRIIQVCKGLKERGENTCLITKDIFERIKADIININVEDFYEKVVPEDDSQYTGRIDVYTSKDNITNFYKDKYIELDKVSCYDESTEEYFFPTLYVNEFVIIHCLENPKQTALGRFDGKKIVQLYFKDSTPLGITPRNVGQKFMLEALLTDANKAPLVIIKGPAGTAKTLFSLAVGLHNIIEENKENYRKMLICRPNVTMDEDIGFLPGTEQEKISPFMRPILDNLEILVDSDEKERYKNEKELEDKIHELFDRRIITTEAVGYLRGRSIVRNWLIIDEAQNLTPKQVKAIITRVGVGTKLLLVGDPEQIDQAFLDSRSNGLCYASEKMKGSSLCYQVTLKHDECERSPLAYEASKKL, from the coding sequence TTGAAGAAGACATATGTTTTAGATACAAATGTTATTCTGTATTCACCTGGAGCTATGCTATCTTTTGGAGATAATGATGTGGTTATACCTGAAGTTGTATTAGAAGAATTAGATGATTTTAAAAAAGATAAAAGCGATCTAGGAGTTAGTGCAAGACATGCAGCTAGATTAATAGATTACTTTAGAAAAAAAGGAAAGCTTAATAAAGGGGTAGAGCTGCCAGGTGGTGGAAAGCTTAGGGTTGAGATGAATCATTATGATACTCAGATACCACCAGCTTGGGACAGAAGCAAACCGGATAATAGAATAATACAAGTATGTAAAGGTCTTAAGGAGCGAGGAGAAAATACTTGCTTGATAACCAAGGATATTTTTGAAAGAATTAAAGCCGATATAATAAATATAAATGTGGAAGATTTTTATGAAAAAGTTGTGCCAGAAGATGACAGCCAATATACAGGCAGGATAGATGTATATACTTCGAAGGACAATATAACAAATTTTTATAAAGATAAATATATAGAACTGGATAAAGTTAGCTGTTATGATGAGAGTACTGAGGAATATTTTTTCCCAACCTTATATGTTAATGAATTTGTTATAATACATTGTCTTGAAAATCCTAAACAAACCGCTTTGGGAAGATTTGATGGTAAAAAAATTGTACAACTTTATTTTAAAGATAGTACACCTTTGGGTATAACTCCCAGAAATGTAGGGCAAAAATTTATGCTGGAAGCACTGCTCACAGATGCCAATAAAGCACCTCTTGTAATAATAAAAGGACCTGCAGGAACAGCAAAAACTTTGTTTTCACTGGCAGTAGGACTTCATAATATAATAGAGGAAAATAAAGAAAATTATAGAAAAATGCTAATTTGCAGGCCCAATGTTACCATGGATGAAGACATAGGCTTCCTTCCAGGTACAGAGCAGGAGAAGATATCCCCTTTTATGAGGCCTATTTTGGATAATTTAGAAATACTGGTGGACTCAGACGAAAAGGAAAGATATAAAAATGAGAAAGAATTAGAGGACAAGATCCATGAACTATTTGATAGAAGAATTATAACCACAGAAGCTGTAGGGTATTTAAGAGGGCGTTCTATTGTTAGAAATTGGCTTATAATCGATGAAGCGCAAAATTTAACACCTAAGCAGGTGAAAGCCATTATAACTAGAGTGGGGGTTGGCACTAAACTATTATTAGTGGGAGATCCTGAACAAATAGATCAGGCATTTTTAGACTCCAGATCCAATGGATTATGTTATGCATCAGAAAAAATGAAAGGAAGCAGTCTTTGTTATCAGGTTACTTTAAAGCATGATGAATGTGAAAGATCTCCTCTGGCATATGAGGCTTCTAAAAAATTGTAA
- a CDS encoding ABC transporter ATP-binding protein, with product MIELINVTKSYSKKIKAVDNLNLTINDGEIFGFLGHNGAGKTTTLKMITGILHPDEGDIRLNGINIEDQPIKAKMQLGYVPDNPDMFLRLKGIEYLNFMSDMYEVPSNIRNKRIEDLSKKLDLYDTLDDKIQSYSHGMRQKIVLIGALIHEPPIWILDEPMTGLDPKASFVLKEMMREHTSAGKTVFFSTHILEVAEKICDKVAIINKGRILFSGTLDEMREHFKVNQSLESMFLELTENE from the coding sequence ATGATTGAATTAATTAACGTAACTAAAAGTTATAGTAAAAAAATAAAAGCTGTGGATAATCTAAATCTCACTATAAATGACGGAGAAATATTTGGCTTTTTAGGACATAATGGAGCTGGAAAGACAACCACACTAAAAATGATAACAGGTATATTACATCCTGATGAAGGTGATATAAGACTTAATGGCATAAATATAGAGGACCAGCCTATCAAAGCTAAGATGCAATTAGGATATGTCCCTGACAATCCTGACATGTTTTTAAGACTTAAAGGTATTGAATATTTAAACTTCATGTCAGATATGTATGAAGTTCCTTCAAATATAAGAAATAAAAGAATTGAAGATTTATCCAAAAAACTTGATTTATATGATACATTGGATGATAAAATTCAAAGCTATTCCCACGGAATGAGACAAAAAATCGTTTTAATAGGAGCTTTGATTCACGAGCCTCCCATTTGGATATTAGATGAACCAATGACAGGACTTGATCCAAAGGCATCCTTTGTACTTAAAGAAATGATGAGAGAACATACAAGTGCAGGAAAAACAGTATTTTTTTCTACACATATTTTAGAAGTGGCAGAAAAAATTTGTGATAAAGTGGCCATTATAAATAAAGGCAGAATTTTATTTAGTGGTACCCTGGATGAAATGAGAGAGCATTTCAAGGTTAACCAATCTCTTGAAAGTATGTTTTTGGAGCTTACAGAAAATGAATAA
- a CDS encoding transporter, with amino-acid sequence MNKYISLTKVFFKNGSSNFLKDKKGSLSKTIKQLLLYAVIIISLLPLASTFGVATTTSYDILKPLHQEGIILSAAMSISSAVIFAFGIFFIISVFYFSSDVDNILVLPVKPWIILISKFTIVLIYEYLTEAIILMPVMAAFGVKSSAGLIYYIYSIIIFLTLPIVPLIIAGLITILIMRFSGFTKNKDRFKTIAQIGILIFVLGINLILQKLGKGFSSGADMAKLLAQGNNSLLKSSSKLFINIRYAVESLISGSSLAGISNMLLYLLTTAILLTVFIIFSEAFYIKGVIGMNQIQAKHKILTSSEITKKSAKKSKVLTYTIKELNILFRTPVYFMNCVIMNFIWPLFFIIPLVSQKNFIKNFTYMHSYFNVIMSNNITSGISISIVFGVSLMLSVINPIGCTAISREGKNIFVNKYIPMDYKNQLLSKTLAAFIINFSGIMLIILLITIIAKPPLYIFIIISLLSIIGTIFSIFLGIIIDLNYPKLNWDSEQRAVKQNFNVLISMILGSLITGIVIFSTIQFHIPFSVILPLIIIIFSIADIVLYKIITTKGVVLYKNIE; translated from the coding sequence ATGAATAAATATATTTCTCTTACAAAAGTATTTTTTAAGAATGGTTCCTCAAACTTTTTAAAAGATAAAAAAGGTTCTCTCTCAAAAACTATAAAACAACTGCTGCTTTACGCTGTAATAATAATTTCACTACTGCCCCTTGCCAGTACGTTTGGAGTAGCAACTACAACCTCTTATGACATTTTAAAACCACTACATCAGGAAGGTATTATCTTATCTGCTGCCATGTCAATTTCAAGTGCCGTTATATTTGCCTTTGGTATATTTTTTATAATATCCGTGTTTTATTTTTCTTCTGATGTTGACAATATTCTGGTACTACCGGTTAAACCCTGGATAATTTTAATATCAAAATTTACCATAGTTTTAATATATGAATATCTCACTGAAGCTATAATACTTATGCCTGTTATGGCAGCCTTTGGAGTAAAAAGCAGTGCAGGATTGATTTATTATATATATAGTATAATAATATTTTTAACTCTACCTATTGTGCCTCTGATAATTGCAGGATTAATTACCATATTGATTATGAGATTCTCAGGCTTTACTAAAAATAAAGACCGCTTCAAAACCATAGCTCAAATAGGCATTTTAATCTTTGTACTAGGTATAAATTTGATATTACAGAAACTAGGAAAAGGATTTTCCAGTGGTGCAGATATGGCTAAACTTCTTGCTCAAGGGAATAATTCACTATTAAAATCCTCCTCTAAACTATTTATTAACATAAGATATGCTGTAGAATCACTTATAAGTGGCAGCAGTTTGGCTGGAATATCAAATATGCTTTTATATTTACTGACTACAGCAATACTTTTAACAGTATTTATAATTTTTTCAGAAGCTTTTTATATAAAAGGTGTTATAGGAATGAATCAAATTCAAGCAAAACATAAAATACTAACTTCTTCTGAAATAACTAAAAAATCTGCTAAAAAATCCAAAGTATTAACCTATACAATTAAGGAACTGAACATTTTATTTAGAACACCTGTATATTTTATGAACTGTGTAATTATGAATTTCATATGGCCTTTATTTTTTATTATACCTTTAGTAAGTCAAAAAAATTTCATCAAAAATTTCACATATATGCACAGCTATTTTAATGTCATAATGTCAAATAATATAACATCAGGTATTTCTATATCCATAGTTTTTGGTGTATCTTTAATGCTTTCAGTAATAAATCCTATTGGATGCACTGCAATTTCAAGAGAAGGAAAAAATATTTTTGTAAATAAATACATTCCTATGGACTATAAAAATCAATTGCTGTCCAAAACACTGGCAGCTTTTATAATAAACTTTTCAGGTATTATGCTTATAATTTTATTAATTACCATTATAGCAAAACCTCCTTTATATATTTTTATTATAATATCTCTACTATCAATTATAGGAACTATATTTTCAATTTTTTTAGGTATAATTATAGATCTTAATTATCCAAAACTTAACTGGGATAGTGAACAAAGGGCAGTAAAACAAAATTTTAATGTCCTAATAAGTATGATTTTAGGTTCACTTATCACTGGAATAGTAATATTTTCTACTATACAATTTCACATACCTTTTTCTGTAATACTACCTTTAATTATTATAATATTTTCAATTGCAGATATTGTATTATATAAAATAATAACTACAAAAGGAGTTGTTCTTTATAAAAATATTGAATAA
- a CDS encoding DUF554 domain-containing protein, whose translation MLIGTIVNFIVIVGGSLVGLLFKGGISEKISNTVIQGLSLCIIYIGILGVIKSSNVILIITSMVIGGFIGEVIDIDNRIERLGNKIEDKFKNKNVKISEGFVTASLLFCVGSMAIVGSLESGLEGNNKILFAKSMLDGITSVIFSSSLGIGVMISSISVLIYQGIITIAAFGLKTILIQSVITDMTAVGSLLIIGLGFNLLGIVKIKVANLLPAIFIPIFYQALLNLVQ comes from the coding sequence GTGTTAATTGGAACTATTGTAAATTTTATAGTTATTGTTGGAGGCAGTTTAGTTGGACTCTTATTTAAAGGGGGCATATCTGAGAAGATAAGCAATACAGTTATTCAAGGATTATCGCTTTGCATAATTTACATAGGAATATTGGGAGTTATTAAAAGTTCTAATGTTATATTGATTATAACTTCTATGGTTATAGGAGGATTTATAGGAGAAGTCATAGATATTGATAATAGGATTGAAAGGCTTGGAAATAAAATTGAAGATAAATTTAAAAACAAGAATGTAAAAATTTCAGAGGGTTTTGTTACTGCAAGTCTTTTATTCTGTGTAGGTTCAATGGCCATAGTAGGATCACTTGAAAGTGGACTTGAAGGGAATAATAAAATACTTTTTGCAAAATCCATGTTAGATGGTATAACATCAGTAATTTTTTCTTCTTCTCTAGGTATTGGTGTAATGATTTCTTCTATTTCTGTTTTAATTTATCAGGGAATTATAACTATTGCTGCCTTTGGATTAAAAACAATTTTAATTCAATCTGTGATTACGGATATGACTGCAGTGGGAAGTCTTTTAATAATAGGGCTTGGATTTAATTTGTTAGGCATAGTAAAAATAAAAGTTGCTAATTTGCTTCCTGCCATATTTATTCCAATTTTTTATCAAGCACTTTTAAACTTAGTGCAATAA
- a CDS encoding methyl-accepting chemotaxis protein, translated as MRFLRNIKVRVKLTLSFIIVAVLIGVIGIVEITSLRTINTNSQSMYNNELLGVYMLTDMNKNLIQSRNDIVELIYVKDESRKSYLKNDIQINVNKNEKYIVAYEKIPINNIQKQVWETYRSQLKTYRVLRENIIKLVDEGDFQQANKQYQSLVISGDLMMSNLNKLIDENLNQAKAFNLDTNSIYARSNKIMIVLVIIGLLLAVALGSVMSIHINKPLIKIRSFAERLSIYDFSLPISITRKDEFGEIGVALNTAQENVNHLLRTIVENTQDMSASSEQLYATIEGVSTKIKDIDNEVNNIYGGIQETSASSEEITASVEEVDSSINELSEKATEGSNNASQSKQRAMEVQKNGKASLEEVRNLYKENRENMVQSIKDGKVVDDIKVMADTILGIAEQTNLLALNAAIEAARAGEQGRGFAVVAEEVRKLAEQSSQAVTGIQDTIVKVQEAFKNLSKNGNQVLKFINESVNPQFIKLENTGNKYYNDSDFVNKMSEDIASMSEELAATINQVSDAVQNMTSTAQKSSESIEMIRDRINGTTREIEQVALTAQSQSEITQNLNEIVQKFKIQ; from the coding sequence ATGAGATTTTTAAGGAATATTAAAGTGAGAGTAAAATTGACTTTATCTTTTATTATTGTAGCTGTGTTAATAGGTGTAATTGGTATAGTAGAAATAACTTCATTAAGGACAATAAATACAAATTCTCAGAGCATGTATAATAATGAACTGCTTGGTGTATATATGTTAACAGATATGAATAAAAATTTAATTCAATCCAGAAATGATATTGTAGAACTTATTTATGTAAAAGATGAGTCCAGAAAAAGTTATCTAAAAAATGATATTCAAATTAATGTTAATAAAAATGAGAAGTACATAGTAGCTTATGAAAAAATTCCTATAAATAATATACAAAAACAAGTGTGGGAAACATATAGATCTCAGCTTAAAACCTACAGAGTTTTAAGAGAAAACATTATAAAACTTGTAGATGAAGGGGATTTTCAACAGGCAAATAAACAATATCAAAGTCTGGTTATATCAGGAGATTTAATGATGTCTAATCTGAATAAACTTATAGATGAGAATCTTAATCAGGCAAAGGCATTTAATTTAGATACTAACTCGATATATGCAAGGTCAAATAAAATTATGATAGTATTAGTTATTATAGGATTATTACTTGCGGTAGCTCTAGGATCAGTTATGTCAATTCACATAAATAAGCCTTTAATAAAAATAAGATCTTTTGCAGAGAGACTATCTATATATGACTTTTCTTTACCTATTTCTATAACTAGGAAGGATGAATTTGGGGAAATAGGAGTTGCATTAAATACAGCACAGGAAAATGTGAATCATCTTCTTAGAACTATTGTGGAAAATACCCAGGACATGAGCGCATCCAGTGAACAGCTTTATGCAACTATAGAAGGAGTGTCTACAAAAATTAAAGATATAGATAATGAAGTAAATAATATATATGGGGGAATTCAAGAAACAAGTGCTTCTTCTGAAGAGATAACGGCTTCTGTAGAGGAAGTAGATTCCAGTATAAATGAATTATCTGAAAAGGCCACGGAAGGAAGTAATAATGCCAGTCAGTCAAAACAAAGGGCTATGGAAGTTCAAAAAAATGGCAAAGCATCTCTTGAAGAAGTGAGAAATCTATATAAAGAAAATAGAGAAAATATGGTACAATCGATTAAAGATGGAAAAGTAGTAGATGATATAAAGGTTATGGCAGATACTATTTTAGGTATAGCAGAACAGACAAATTTACTTGCTTTAAATGCAGCTATAGAAGCAGCCAGGGCAGGAGAACAGGGGAGAGGTTTTGCAGTAGTTGCAGAAGAAGTGCGAAAGCTTGCGGAACAATCTTCTCAGGCAGTAACAGGTATTCAGGATACTATTGTAAAAGTTCAGGAGGCTTTTAAAAATCTATCTAAAAATGGCAATCAAGTATTGAAATTTATAAATGAAAGTGTAAATCCTCAGTTTATAAAATTAGAAAATACAGGAAATAAGTATTACAATGATTCTGATTTTGTAAATAAAATGTCCGAAGATATAGCATCTATGTCTGAAGAACTTGCAGCTACAATAAATCAGGTAAGTGATGCAGTACAAAATATGACATCAACTGCTCAAAAATCCAGTGAAAGTATAGAAATGATAAGAGATAGGATAAACGGGACTACAAGAGAAATAGAACAAGTAGCATTAACAGCTCAGAGCCAGTCGGAAATTACACAAAATCTCAATGAAATAGTACAAAAGTTTAAAATACAATGA
- a CDS encoding EAL domain-containing protein, whose amino-acid sequence MGRKRNPASSVAVNISPIQLKRSDFKSKLLALCTKYDVSPSLLELEITEGTLLEICENSIKIFNQLLESNISIALDDFGSRCSSLSYLVLLPVKTLKIDKLFVDNIQHEKSKILIRNIIDSSKSLNCKIIVEGVETKEQIYIPNNLGCNIIQGYYFSKPLSKKN is encoded by the coding sequence ATGGGAAGAAAAAGGAATCCAGCTAGTAGTGTGGCTGTGAATATATCTCCTATCCAATTAAAGAGGAGTGACTTTAAGAGTAAGCTGTTAGCCTTGTGTACAAAATATGATGTTTCTCCTTCTTTACTTGAATTAGAAATAACAGAAGGAACTTTATTAGAAATATGTGAGAATAGCATAAAAATATTTAATCAGCTTCTTGAGAGTAATATAAGTATTGCTCTTGATGATTTTGGAAGTAGATGTTCCTCCTTAAGTTATTTAGTTTTACTGCCTGTAAAAACATTGAAAATAGATAAATTATTTGTAGATAATATACAACATGAAAAAAGTAAAATTTTAATTAGAAATATAATTGATTCATCAAAATCTTTAAATTGCAAAATAATTGTGGAAGGAGTAGAAACTAAAGAACAAATATATATTCCTAATAATTTAGGCTGTAATATAATTCAAGGCTATTATTTTAGCAAACCTCTTTCAAAAAAGAATTAG
- a CDS encoding EAL domain-containing protein, with amino-acid sequence MILKTGKKSIYFFDRQIDIFSNRIVGIEALLRWNNKKLGSVSPEEFIPIMEHNEYIIEIGNWVLDKVICTIHKWEEKGIQLVVWL; translated from the coding sequence ATAATTCTAAAAACAGGGAAAAAATCGATATATTTTTTTGATAGACAAATTGATATTTTCAGTAATAGAATTGTAGGAATTGAAGCCCTTTTAAGATGGAATAATAAAAAACTGGGAAGTGTTTCTCCAGAAGAATTTATCCCCATTATGGAACATAATGAATATATAATTGAAATAGGAAATTGGGTCTTGGATAAAGTAATATGTACAATACATAAATGGGAAGAAAAAGGAATCCAGCTAGTAGTGTGGCTGTGA